Proteins encoded together in one Pseudomonas arsenicoxydans window:
- a CDS encoding response regulator, whose translation MATILVVDDEYLIADMLSFVLEDEGFMVLTASNGRKGLEVLDREQPALIITDFLMPVMDGLEFATAVRALPSARHLPIILMSGAQAHIGTQRSDLFDAVLAKPFSIDLIIAEVKKLLASD comes from the coding sequence ATGGCCACTATCCTGGTCGTCGACGACGAGTATTTGATCGCTGACATGCTCAGCTTCGTGTTGGAGGATGAGGGGTTCATGGTGCTAACGGCCAGCAATGGTCGAAAAGGACTCGAAGTTCTTGATAGAGAACAGCCAGCCCTGATCATCACCGACTTTCTGATGCCGGTCATGGACGGTCTAGAATTCGCTACAGCGGTCCGAGCCCTTCCTTCAGCTCGTCATTTGCCGATCATCTTGATGAGCGGTGCTCAGGCACACATCGGTACGCAGAGGTCGGATTTGTTTGATGCGGTATTGGCAAAGCCATTCAGCATCGACTTGATCATTGCCGAAGTTAAAAAGCTCTTGGCTTCTGATTAG
- a CDS encoding type II toxin-antitoxin system HicB family antitoxin translates to MSTMLQHRGYYGSIEASPEDNCLFGKLQFVRALVSYEGDTVAELSQAFREAVDDYLNTCESLGQEAEVPCKGSFNVRVGHDLHLAASVAAIRQSISLNDLTRKALSEYLEHHA, encoded by the coding sequence ATGAGCACCATGCTGCAACACCGTGGCTACTACGGCTCCATCGAGGCCAGCCCTGAGGATAACTGCCTGTTTGGCAAGCTTCAGTTCGTCCGCGCCCTGGTCAGCTATGAAGGGGATACGGTTGCCGAGCTGAGCCAGGCATTCCGCGAAGCCGTGGACGACTACCTGAACACCTGCGAGTCACTAGGACAGGAGGCAGAGGTCCCTTGCAAGGGATCGTTTAACGTGAGGGTAGGGCATGACCTACATCTGGCCGCGAGCGTTGCCGCCATCCGGCAGAGCATTTCCTTGAACGATCTGACCCGAAAGGCGCTGAGCGAGTATCTGGAGCATCACGCGTAA
- a CDS encoding Lrp/AsnC family transcriptional regulator — protein sequence MTEIDRIDRKILCELSRDARQTNLKLAERVGLSPSACLRRVQELERAGIITGYRAVIDRSRLGAGFVVYVAVGLSNHTKASLEAFECAISLSGDVVEFHTVTGAVEYLLRVEVADIKAYKAFHTDVLGTLPHVSSITSYIVMDSPKSERD from the coding sequence ATGACTGAAATTGATCGGATTGACAGAAAAATATTGTGTGAGCTCTCAAGAGATGCTCGTCAGACGAACTTGAAGCTTGCCGAACGGGTCGGTTTGTCCCCGTCCGCTTGTTTGAGGCGGGTGCAGGAATTAGAGCGGGCCGGAATCATTACAGGCTATCGCGCCGTGATCGACAGGTCTCGTCTGGGGGCGGGCTTTGTCGTCTATGTTGCAGTTGGCCTCTCCAACCACACGAAAGCGAGTCTTGAAGCTTTTGAGTGTGCAATAAGTCTCTCTGGCGACGTAGTGGAGTTTCACACCGTCACCGGGGCAGTGGAGTACCTATTGCGTGTGGAGGTAGCTGATATAAAAGCCTACAAGGCATTTCACACGGATGTGCTTGGCACCCTGCCTCATGTTTCCTCAATTACCAGCTACATCGTAATGGACTCACCAAAAAGTGAGCGGGATTAG
- a CDS encoding DUF1983 domain-containing protein has product MAGDTAGLAGSDQMFVGVWSEQSARIEDGVATGKRIDTVQVEVNQAAAAVQTTSEAVAALDGRASAMWSVKMEVTVGGQYVAAGIGLGIENTGAGLQSQFLVSADRFAIVNTIAGGAIAVPFAVQGGPVFMNSAFIQDGTITNAAIGSYISSTNYIAGQQGWILNKDGNLAEVADQARARGVTCEQAYISLGEN; this is encoded by the coding sequence TTGGCGGGTGACACTGCCGGACTGGCTGGCTCGGATCAAATGTTCGTGGGCGTGTGGTCAGAGCAATCGGCACGCATCGAGGACGGGGTCGCAACCGGGAAGCGGATCGACACTGTTCAGGTGGAGGTCAATCAGGCCGCCGCAGCCGTACAGACCACCAGTGAGGCTGTTGCAGCGCTGGACGGCAGGGCCTCGGCCATGTGGTCGGTGAAGATGGAGGTCACCGTTGGCGGGCAGTACGTCGCCGCTGGCATTGGTCTTGGCATTGAAAACACCGGCGCCGGATTGCAAAGCCAGTTTTTGGTGAGTGCCGACCGGTTCGCCATCGTCAATACCATCGCCGGCGGCGCGATCGCAGTTCCGTTTGCAGTTCAGGGCGGACCGGTGTTCATGAACTCCGCGTTTATCCAGGATGGAACGATTACAAACGCTGCGATCGGCAGCTACATCAGTTCCACGAATTACATCGCCGGTCAGCAGGGGTGGATTCTCAACAAGGACGGCAACCTGGCTGAAGTTGCTGACCAAGCCAGAGCTCGGGGAGTGACATGCGAGCAGGCCTACATTTCACTTGGTGAAAATTAG
- a CDS encoding MinD/ParA family protein has translation MEGVHSVQVIAVTGGKGGVGKTTVAVNLSLALAELGRRVVLLDGDLGLANIDALLGLSPQYTLADLIEGHCELSDVLVRGPGGVRIVPAASGIQNMVRLSPAQYAGLIQAFSEIGDSIDVLVIDTAAGIGDSVVSFVRAAQEVLLVVSDEPTSITDAYALIKLLSRDCGMNRFRVLANMTQSPLEGRALFAKLTKLTDNFLDVALCYVGAVPYDECMRKAVQKQRAVYEAFPRSKCTQAFQSIARKIDALPLPTSPRGHVEFFVDQLVLKSSRLLQ, from the coding sequence ATGGAGGGTGTGCATTCTGTACAAGTTATCGCCGTGACTGGCGGAAAGGGCGGCGTCGGCAAGACGACTGTGGCTGTGAATCTGTCATTGGCGCTGGCGGAACTTGGAAGGCGAGTCGTTTTGCTGGATGGCGATCTTGGCTTGGCGAATATTGATGCCCTGTTGGGGCTTTCCCCGCAGTACACGCTTGCCGATTTAATCGAAGGTCACTGTGAGCTATCCGATGTACTGGTGCGGGGGCCGGGCGGGGTGCGAATCGTCCCCGCGGCTTCAGGTATCCAGAACATGGTGCGTTTATCTCCGGCTCAGTACGCAGGCCTGATCCAGGCCTTCAGTGAAATCGGTGACAGTATCGATGTGCTGGTGATCGACACCGCCGCGGGCATCGGCGATTCGGTGGTCAGCTTCGTCCGGGCAGCCCAGGAAGTGTTGCTGGTGGTCAGCGACGAGCCGACCTCGATCACCGATGCATACGCGTTGATCAAACTGCTTAGTCGTGATTGCGGCATGAACCGCTTCCGGGTATTGGCAAATATGACGCAGAGCCCGCTGGAGGGTCGAGCCCTGTTCGCTAAATTGACCAAGCTCACCGATAACTTCCTCGACGTTGCCCTGTGTTATGTGGGCGCGGTGCCTTACGACGAATGCATGCGCAAGGCTGTGCAGAAGCAGCGCGCCGTTTACGAAGCGTTTCCGCGTTCCAAGTGCACGCAAGCTTTTCAGAGCATCGCTCGAAAGATCGACGCTTTGCCCTTGCCGACCAGCCCCAGAGGGCATGTGGAGTTCTTCGTTGATCAGCTCGTTCTTAAGTCGAGCAGGCTCCTCCAGTAG
- a CDS encoding sensor domain-containing diguanylate cyclase → MDGFESASKKALAFLRRKLGFQMCMVTRTEGNDWAVIHRDDQGYGVAPGDVFNWGDSFCSEMVEGNGPNIAPNSSLVPVYAAAEIGRKIPIGAYIGVPLLLSDGRLFGTLCGIDPRPQPDSLADNQDLIELVGSMLSTILQMELKADEEERRAERYQAQAMTDALTGLYNRTGWDQLLVKEEARYQRYRQSSVVIVVDLDGLKYANDRFGHAAGDALIKRAATALLKASRADDVVARLGGDEFGIIGVNCDLEGGLALCERMKLALESEGVNASYGLAATNKTIRISHALTLADQAMYQQKRQKKSA, encoded by the coding sequence ATGGATGGATTTGAAAGCGCATCCAAAAAAGCGCTGGCGTTTCTTCGTCGAAAATTAGGCTTCCAGATGTGTATGGTCACGAGAACTGAGGGCAACGACTGGGCGGTTATACATCGCGACGACCAAGGCTATGGCGTGGCTCCTGGCGATGTCTTTAATTGGGGCGATTCGTTCTGTAGTGAAATGGTTGAAGGTAATGGTCCCAATATCGCCCCCAATTCAAGCCTGGTGCCGGTCTACGCCGCGGCGGAAATAGGTCGAAAAATTCCGATAGGTGCCTACATAGGCGTTCCGCTTCTGCTCTCTGATGGCCGCTTGTTTGGGACCTTGTGCGGCATTGATCCCCGGCCGCAGCCCGACAGCCTTGCTGATAATCAAGATCTGATCGAGCTGGTTGGCAGTATGCTTAGCACGATTTTGCAGATGGAGTTGAAAGCCGACGAGGAAGAACGAAGGGCTGAGCGCTATCAGGCCCAAGCAATGACAGATGCGCTTACAGGTCTTTATAATCGTACGGGATGGGATCAGCTTCTTGTAAAAGAGGAGGCACGATACCAGCGCTACCGCCAATCCTCTGTCGTCATCGTTGTGGACCTGGATGGACTGAAATATGCTAATGACCGCTTTGGTCATGCTGCCGGCGACGCACTAATAAAACGTGCAGCAACTGCATTGTTGAAAGCCTCAAGGGCAGATGATGTTGTGGCAAGGCTAGGGGGGGATGAGTTCGGAATCATCGGCGTTAACTGCGATCTAGAAGGCGGCCTTGCGCTGTGCGAGAGGATGAAATTAGCGCTCGAAAGTGAGGGAGTCAACGCTTCCTACGGGTTGGCTGCAACCAACAAGACGATACGAATTTCTCATGCTCTCACACTGGCGGATCAGGCGATGTATCAGCAGAAACGTCAGAAGAAGTCGGCCTGA
- a CDS encoding nuclear transport factor 2 family protein has translation MTALSTDIEQINLVVRQYVEGMVFADEALLRHAFHPDCRIIGHYHKELEWSSLDDFIGAINAESSAVKKDVQPFWRVIDFDITGDAAAVKVIDDFAGMRFTDYLSLLKVNDRWVIINKLYYYQE, from the coding sequence ATGACTGCGCTCTCGACAGATATCGAACAGATCAACCTTGTGGTGCGCCAGTATGTAGAAGGTATGGTGTTCGCAGATGAAGCGCTGCTGCGCCACGCCTTTCATCCCGATTGCCGCATCATTGGCCACTATCATAAAGAACTGGAGTGGTCGTCCCTTGACGACTTTATCGGCGCCATCAATGCCGAAAGCTCGGCGGTAAAAAAAGATGTGCAGCCCTTTTGGCGGGTCATTGACTTCGATATAACGGGTGATGCTGCCGCAGTAAAGGTCATCGATGATTTTGCTGGGATGAGATTTACCGATTACCTGTCGCTACTGAAAGTGAATGATCGATGGGTGATTATCAATAAGCTTTATTACTACCAAGAGTAG
- a CDS encoding LysE family translocator — protein sequence MNDLAVLIPFLIFGIVMTGTPGPNNAMVLVSGARVGIWRTMPLVCGIALGIGLQLAVVGSGLGAVFEKIPGFHTVLSVSGAAYILWLAWKIATSGPLQINVEQRPPMGLLGGAAFQWINPKAWALSISAAATYVPAQNHILNLCIAAAILTALSVPCVGAWAVGGVAFRRILSHPTYALAFNSFMALVLVLATMPAILRLSS from the coding sequence ATGAATGACCTTGCAGTCCTGATACCATTTCTGATTTTCGGCATCGTAATGACAGGGACACCGGGGCCGAACAACGCTATGGTTCTTGTTTCGGGCGCGCGAGTGGGTATCTGGCGCACAATGCCGCTCGTTTGTGGTATCGCGCTTGGAATCGGTTTGCAACTCGCAGTGGTCGGGTCAGGTCTTGGGGCGGTGTTCGAAAAAATCCCTGGTTTCCACACTGTATTGAGTGTTTCCGGAGCCGCTTACATCCTGTGGCTCGCGTGGAAAATAGCCACCAGCGGGCCGTTACAAATCAATGTTGAACAGCGCCCTCCCATGGGGCTTCTGGGGGGCGCAGCCTTTCAATGGATCAATCCTAAAGCTTGGGCTCTCTCTATTAGCGCAGCGGCGACTTATGTTCCCGCACAGAACCATATTTTAAATCTGTGTATCGCTGCTGCTATTTTGACTGCCTTGTCAGTTCCATGTGTTGGTGCTTGGGCTGTAGGCGGAGTAGCATTTCGGCGAATTCTAAGTCATCCAACTTATGCGTTAGCATTTAACAGCTTCATGGCGCTGGTCTTAGTGTTGGCTACGATGCCAGCAATTCTGCGATTATCGAGTTAA
- a CDS encoding PAS domain-containing protein produces the protein MGRLLREKDWSATPLGSRESWPSTLKNYLGLMLNSPESMYLVWGDDLQLFFNDAYIDILPCAPETALGAPIESVLGDAWAQVRSIAQSALEGQASRCENHPITLARGGVAELTFWSFSFSPLHGDTVRPEGILCLVQETTEQVRGALKLEKNEAFTDRVLASINDCIKVLDLDARVTFMSEMGKEIMEVSDFNEIRGCLWPDFWQDQSNLDAKAAIQAARDGKNASFMGSAFTMGGTLKWWHVQVSPIFGADGKPEKILSVSRDMTALRDAQDSLAKLNESLEQQVVEKSQDRDRIWRLSADLMLVAHFNGMISAVNPAWTRILGWSEEQLIAHQFLELVHPEDIKSTIAVITDLKEGISFPTFKNRFRHSDGSYRMISWTAVPDNDFIHAVGRDTQDEQDAAEALKLSEEALRQSQKLEAIGQLTGGVAHDFNNLLTVIKSCTDLLDRPGLTQERREKYIKAISGTVDRAAKLTSQLLAFARRQVLQPEVFNASDSVRRTGEMMDTLTGSRISVTVDLPDESCFINADESQFDTALVNMIVNARDAMGGVGELSIKMATSAWLPAVRSHSLRSGNFLTVSISDTGTGISLANLEHIFEPFYTTKGIGQGTGLGLSQVFGFAKQSGGEVLVSSKEGVGSTFTIYLPLIDAVKPQVTLAEPVINEVVPGYGVLVVEDNEDIGIFTSEALQQLGYNVHCVTGAREALTALSLKPESFHVVFSDIAMPGMSGLELLERIEVLYPWLPVVLTTGYSSEFSRIESANQRFELLQKPYSIESLSSLLAKVVQRRASLQS, from the coding sequence ATGGGGCGCCTCTTACGTGAAAAAGATTGGTCTGCAACGCCATTGGGTTCCCGCGAATCCTGGCCATCGACTCTCAAAAACTACCTGGGACTGATGCTCAACTCTCCTGAGAGCATGTACCTGGTGTGGGGAGATGATTTACAGCTGTTCTTCAATGACGCCTACATCGATATCCTTCCTTGCGCCCCGGAAACCGCACTAGGTGCTCCTATCGAGTCCGTATTGGGCGACGCCTGGGCTCAGGTGCGCTCCATCGCGCAAAGCGCACTAGAGGGGCAGGCAAGCCGGTGTGAAAACCACCCGATCACTCTCGCTCGCGGGGGAGTAGCGGAACTGACGTTTTGGTCATTTTCGTTCTCGCCACTGCATGGGGATACCGTACGCCCCGAAGGAATACTCTGCCTCGTCCAGGAAACCACTGAGCAGGTTCGTGGGGCTCTGAAGCTGGAGAAAAACGAGGCGTTTACCGACCGGGTGCTGGCGAGTATCAATGACTGCATCAAGGTGCTGGATCTGGATGCCCGCGTGACCTTCATGAGTGAAATGGGCAAAGAGATCATGGAGGTCAGTGACTTCAACGAGATACGCGGCTGTCTCTGGCCTGACTTCTGGCAAGATCAAAGTAACCTTGATGCCAAAGCGGCCATACAGGCAGCTCGTGACGGCAAGAATGCCAGCTTCATGGGGTCTGCTTTTACGATGGGTGGAACGCTGAAATGGTGGCACGTTCAGGTCAGCCCAATTTTTGGCGCGGATGGGAAACCGGAGAAAATCCTCAGCGTCTCGCGTGACATGACGGCGCTGCGGGATGCCCAGGATTCATTGGCTAAGCTCAATGAGTCGCTGGAGCAGCAGGTTGTTGAAAAGAGTCAGGATAGGGATCGAATTTGGCGCCTCTCCGCAGACTTAATGCTGGTAGCCCACTTCAATGGGATGATTTCAGCAGTAAATCCTGCGTGGACAAGAATATTGGGATGGTCTGAAGAGCAACTGATAGCTCATCAGTTCCTTGAGCTGGTGCACCCTGAAGACATCAAGAGCACGATTGCCGTGATAACGGATTTGAAGGAGGGCATCAGTTTCCCTACGTTCAAGAATCGCTTCCGACATTCAGATGGCTCGTATCGCATGATCTCTTGGACGGCTGTGCCGGATAACGACTTCATTCACGCAGTTGGGCGGGACACTCAAGACGAACAGGATGCAGCAGAAGCTTTAAAGCTTTCTGAAGAAGCCTTGCGACAATCGCAGAAATTGGAAGCCATCGGGCAACTCACCGGGGGTGTTGCACATGACTTCAATAATCTGCTGACGGTCATCAAATCGTGTACTGATCTTCTTGATCGCCCGGGCTTGACCCAAGAGCGTCGGGAAAAATACATCAAGGCAATCTCAGGGACGGTGGATCGCGCTGCGAAATTGACGAGCCAGTTGCTGGCCTTCGCTCGGCGACAAGTACTCCAGCCGGAAGTGTTTAACGCCAGCGACAGTGTCAGGCGTACCGGTGAAATGATGGACACTCTCACCGGCTCACGGATCAGTGTGACCGTCGACCTCCCTGACGAATCCTGCTTCATCAACGCCGATGAAAGCCAGTTCGATACCGCTCTGGTGAACATGATTGTGAACGCGCGCGATGCAATGGGCGGTGTCGGGGAGCTATCCATCAAGATGGCCACCAGTGCATGGCTACCAGCAGTGCGCTCACACTCTTTGCGCAGTGGTAATTTCCTGACTGTCTCGATATCTGATACGGGTACGGGCATATCATTGGCTAACTTGGAGCATATATTCGAGCCCTTCTATACAACGAAAGGTATAGGGCAAGGCACCGGACTCGGGCTATCTCAAGTGTTCGGTTTTGCAAAGCAGTCCGGCGGCGAGGTACTGGTCAGCAGCAAGGAAGGTGTTGGGAGCACATTTACTATCTACCTGCCACTGATCGACGCGGTAAAACCACAGGTTACTCTTGCAGAACCCGTGATCAATGAGGTCGTGCCAGGGTATGGCGTGCTTGTGGTTGAGGACAATGAAGATATCGGTATTTTCACGTCTGAGGCCCTGCAGCAACTGGGCTATAACGTGCATTGCGTTACTGGCGCGCGCGAAGCGCTGACGGCACTTTCACTTAAGCCAGAGAGTTTCCATGTGGTCTTTTCTGATATAGCGATGCCTGGCATGAGTGGCCTCGAACTGCTCGAACGAATTGAAGTGCTGTATCCATGGTTGCCCGTTGTTCTGACCACCGGCTACAGCTCGGAATTTTCCAGAATAGAGTCTGCCAACCAGCGATTCGAGCTGCTGCAGAAACCTTACTCCATTGAATCCCTTTCAAGCTTGCTCGCGAAGGTTGTCCAACGCCGAGCGTCTTTACAATCCTAA
- a CDS encoding EAL domain-containing protein, with translation MIVSLINGATLLLALCWLHAFITRRWDKHSIAIQLVLGLLFGAICVIGMLNPISPEPGIFFDGRSVVLSMAALFNGPLVAGVAGLIAGIYRIWMGGSGMAFGLVDICLSILFGLFYRHCSLSGKLAISPWQLWFLGLLMQVLDMLLLPAAQAASSLEQTAVPLLLVMPVATVVLGLMLKEIEQRKRTELALQLRESRLRAITEAIPDTLLVLDEDGLYLEVTPSKKEEHRGALTARIGQSVHDVLPQSEAERFMELIRQTLASDRPQLIEYTQQSADGIKILEGHAQRLDIQLNGKQAVVVLARDVTQRVDDEHELRIAAVAFETQQGMIITDEFNRILRVNQAFSTITGYSSEEAVGQRTSLLSSGRQSLAFYQSMWQQLKAADRWQGEIWNRRKNGEVFPEWLSISAVRNTQGQVINYVASIDDTSERKAAEERIQRLAFFDGLTDLPNRSLLLDRLQYVLDGCVRSGECAALMFLDLDGFKNINDLHGHHIGDKVLCLAAARLNGAVRVSDTVARLGGDEFVVLLEHLNKQPEQAAMQVEHVTTLLLATLAEPYQIDGMELRSSASIGVTLFNDSSSSIDELMQRADLSMYEAKAAGKHTARFFDPRMQEAISERLNLEQDIRRGLLSEEFIPYLQPQLDNTGCLVGAEILARWQHPQRGLLSPAAFVEVAELAGLIETLDLQMLQKACHQLALWHHQSATASLSLSVNLSARLLYQPNFVERVLQILEQSGADPHRLKLELTETLLLDDLPCAVARICELKAHGIRFSIDDFGTGYSSLAYLQQLSLDQLKIDQSFVRGLPGDTNSLAIISAICALASSLQLEVIAEGVETHEQYTALLELGCRSFQGYLFGRPMPLTEFERLVPTSIVKVEVQPQYF, from the coding sequence TTGATTGTCAGTCTAATTAATGGCGCAACTTTGCTTCTGGCTTTGTGCTGGCTACACGCTTTCATTACGCGCCGCTGGGACAAGCACAGCATAGCCATACAATTGGTTTTAGGGCTGCTATTCGGCGCTATTTGCGTGATTGGCATGCTAAATCCCATCTCGCCAGAGCCCGGAATATTCTTCGATGGCCGCAGCGTAGTTCTGAGCATGGCCGCACTATTTAACGGGCCACTCGTAGCTGGCGTCGCCGGCCTAATCGCAGGTATTTACCGAATATGGATGGGTGGCAGCGGTATGGCGTTTGGTCTGGTGGACATCTGCCTATCCATACTGTTCGGCCTGTTTTACCGGCATTGCTCCTTAAGCGGAAAGCTCGCTATCAGCCCTTGGCAGCTCTGGTTTTTAGGCCTGTTAATGCAGGTTTTGGATATGCTGTTGTTACCCGCAGCACAAGCAGCATCCAGCCTGGAACAGACAGCTGTCCCCTTGCTGCTGGTCATGCCGGTTGCGACAGTTGTACTGGGTTTGATGCTCAAGGAGATCGAGCAACGCAAACGAACAGAGCTCGCCCTGCAACTTAGAGAGTCGCGCCTGCGCGCAATCACCGAGGCGATCCCTGACACCCTATTGGTGCTGGACGAAGATGGACTCTATCTTGAGGTGACCCCTTCCAAGAAAGAGGAGCACCGTGGTGCCCTGACCGCACGTATTGGGCAAAGCGTGCACGATGTATTGCCTCAAAGCGAAGCCGAGCGCTTTATGGAGCTCATACGGCAGACCTTAGCCAGCGATAGACCGCAACTCATCGAATACACTCAGCAGAGCGCAGATGGCATAAAGATACTTGAGGGGCATGCTCAACGTCTGGATATTCAACTCAATGGTAAGCAGGCGGTGGTCGTACTCGCCCGCGATGTAACCCAGCGGGTCGATGACGAACATGAATTGCGCATCGCAGCCGTCGCGTTTGAAACGCAGCAAGGCATGATTATCACCGATGAGTTCAACCGCATCCTGCGAGTCAATCAGGCCTTCAGCACCATCACCGGGTATAGCAGTGAGGAAGCTGTTGGGCAGCGAACTAGCCTGCTCAGCTCTGGACGCCAGAGCCTGGCGTTTTATCAAAGCATGTGGCAACAGCTCAAGGCAGCGGATCGCTGGCAAGGCGAAATCTGGAATCGCCGTAAAAACGGAGAGGTTTTTCCTGAATGGCTGTCGATCAGCGCGGTACGAAACACCCAAGGCCAAGTCATCAATTATGTCGCATCAATTGACGATACCTCCGAGCGTAAGGCGGCTGAGGAGCGTATCCAGCGCCTTGCGTTTTTTGATGGGCTAACCGACCTGCCCAATCGGAGCCTTCTCCTCGATCGCTTGCAGTACGTGCTGGATGGTTGCGTGCGTAGCGGCGAATGCGCAGCGCTGATGTTTCTCGACCTCGACGGATTTAAGAACATCAACGATCTGCATGGGCATCATATTGGTGATAAAGTCTTGTGTCTGGCTGCTGCACGGCTCAACGGCGCAGTGCGGGTGAGTGACACCGTGGCACGCCTAGGCGGCGATGAGTTCGTGGTGCTGCTGGAGCATCTCAACAAGCAACCAGAACAGGCCGCCATGCAGGTCGAGCATGTCACCACATTACTGCTAGCGACACTGGCCGAACCTTACCAGATTGACGGTATGGAACTGCGCAGCAGTGCGAGTATCGGCGTGACACTGTTCAACGACAGTTCTAGTTCGATAGATGAGCTCATGCAACGTGCGGACTTGTCGATGTATGAAGCTAAAGCGGCGGGCAAGCATACGGCACGGTTTTTCGATCCACGCATGCAAGAGGCCATTAGCGAGCGCCTGAACCTCGAACAGGATATCCGCCGGGGGCTGTTATCTGAAGAGTTCATCCCCTACCTGCAACCACAGCTGGATAACACAGGTTGCCTGGTTGGCGCTGAAATATTGGCACGCTGGCAACACCCTCAGCGTGGCCTACTGAGTCCGGCGGCCTTTGTTGAGGTGGCAGAACTCGCCGGCTTGATTGAGACACTGGATTTGCAAATGCTGCAGAAGGCTTGCCATCAACTAGCGTTGTGGCACCATCAATCGGCCACTGCATCGCTCAGTTTGTCCGTCAATCTAAGTGCACGGCTCCTCTATCAGCCAAACTTTGTTGAGCGAGTGCTTCAGATTTTGGAGCAAAGTGGTGCAGATCCGCACAGGCTGAAACTTGAGCTTACCGAAACGCTGCTCCTTGACGACTTGCCATGTGCCGTTGCTCGCATATGCGAACTCAAAGCCCATGGCATTCGCTTCTCGATCGACGACTTCGGCACCGGATACTCGTCACTCGCCTACTTGCAGCAATTGTCGCTAGATCAATTGAAGATCGACCAGTCCTTTGTTCGCGGGCTGCCAGGCGATACAAACAGTCTTGCAATCATCAGTGCCATCTGCGCGTTGGCCAGCAGTCTGCAGCTAGAAGTGATTGCCGAAGGGGTGGAGACTCATGAGCAATACACCGCTCTACTGGAGCTCGGCTGCCGGAGTTTCCAAGGCTACCTGTTTGGCCGACCAATGCCGCTGACCGAGTTCGAGCGCCTAGTACCGACGAGTATTGTGAAAGTCGAGGTGCAGCCCCAATATTTTTAA
- a CDS encoding glycine zipper domain-containing protein: MFNQTKRSRSGSTGAAVGAGVSGAAGGALTAEKGKRTEAAIGGGIGSAGGSVVGNSLGGATGSTIGAGLGGAAGGALGNNLADDGDNHGSHGKQHGHKYGHKKHKHD; the protein is encoded by the coding sequence ATTTTTAACCAAACCAAGCGCAGTAGGAGCGGAAGCACCGGGGCAGCGGTAGGGGCTGGTGTCAGCGGCGCTGCCGGCGGAGCTTTAACTGCTGAAAAAGGCAAAAGAACCGAAGCTGCAATTGGTGGTGGGATTGGATCTGCGGGCGGCTCAGTAGTTGGCAACAGTTTAGGTGGCGCTACCGGGTCAACTATTGGTGCAGGTCTTGGTGGAGCAGCCGGCGGGGCGCTGGGTAATAACCTGGCCGATGATGGAGATAATCATGGGTCACACGGTAAACAGCATGGGCATAAGTACGGGCATAAAAAACACAAACACGATTGA
- a CDS encoding type II toxin-antitoxin system HicA family toxin, which produces MSKHEKLLAKLLNRQAGFTWPELVTLLQGLGYSQLGGDGSRVKFDNGNPQAMINLHKPHPGNELKAYVKRQVIEHLKAGGLI; this is translated from the coding sequence ATGTCAAAGCACGAAAAGCTGCTCGCCAAACTGCTTAATAGGCAGGCCGGATTCACCTGGCCCGAGCTGGTAACGCTGCTGCAGGGGCTTGGCTACAGCCAGCTGGGGGGTGATGGCAGCCGGGTCAAGTTCGATAATGGCAACCCGCAGGCGATGATCAACCTGCACAAGCCGCACCCCGGCAATGAACTGAAGGCCTACGTCAAACGTCAGGTGATCGAGCATCTGAAGGCAGGAGGATTGATCTGA